The Arachis hypogaea cultivar Tifrunner chromosome 19, arahy.Tifrunner.gnm2.J5K5, whole genome shotgun sequence genome has a window encoding:
- the LOC140181903 gene encoding uncharacterized protein produces MEGKQNLDAARKCLLASLETSSAIGSALDESESRLELLRQRCQSLQTSFRPISMQKCSFMDVGNDAKKLEEALKLLTDNCTLAIGWLQGVLDFLQDKVITNEFYLFQVKKSLRILRELQAVEEGVCINGGFLSAALDNLETEFQRLLMANSMPIPLVSLGSHVATQALPGSVMGKLQAIIERLNANSRLAKCKSIYDEVRGTNAQRTLNTLDLSYLEIPTAKFEDVREIASYIDQWGIDLELVVKNVLHTEYMLSCRVFEKIGREASTECFARIAIRSGILSFILCFIPSTGASEA; encoded by the exons ATGGAAGGAAAGCAGAACCTTGATGCTGCAAGAAAGTGCTTGCTAGCTAGCTTGGAAACATCAAGTGCCATTGGTTCTGCATTAGATGAATCTGAATCAAGATTGGAGCTTCTTCGCCAGCGATGTcaatccctgcaaacttcattcAGACCAATCTCCATGCAGAAATGCTCGTTCATGGACGTTGGCAATG ATGCCAAGAAGCTTGAAGAAGCCTTGAAGCTTCTCACTGATAATTGCACGTTAGCAATTGGCTGGTTGCAGGGTGTTCTTGACTTCTTACAAGACAAAGTGATCACCAATGAGTTTTACCTCTTTCAGGTGAAGAAATCCTTGAGGATACTGCGAGAATTGCAAGCCGTGGAAGAGGGAGTTTGCATCAATGGAGGTTTTCTCAGTGCAGCCTTAGACAATCTAGAGACTGAGTTCCAAAGACTTCTGATGGCAAACTCAATGCCCATTCCTTTGGTTTCGTTAGGATCACACGTCGCAACACAAGCTTTGCCAGGTTCTGTTATGGGGAAGTTGCAGGCCATCATTGAGCGGTTAAATGCAAACAGCAGGCTAGCCAAGTGTAAGTCTATATATGATGAAGTTCGAGGGACGAATGCTCAAAGAACTTTGAACACTTTAGACTTGAGCTACCTTGAGATTCCAACAGCTAAATTTGAGGATGTCAGGGAAATAGCGAGTTACATAGACCAATGGGGCATTGATTTGGAGTTGGTTGTCAAGAACGTTCTTCATACTGAGTACATGCTATCTTGCCGTGTCTTTGAGAAGATTGGTCGAGAAGCATCGACCGAATGTTTTGCCAGGATCGCCATCAGATCAGGAATTCTTTCATTCATTCTATGTTTCATTCCATCGACCGGCGCAAGTGAAGCTTGA